A stretch of DNA from Spirosoma endbachense:
TTGCCCTGTGGTTCGGTGGTGTACGTAACCCCTACGGGGGCGGGCCTTCAGAACGGCAGTAGCTGGACGAATGCACTTTCGGGAACGGCCCTGCAAACGGCCATCAATACGGCGGCTGGTTGTGGGGCCCAGGTCTGGGTCGGAGCTGGTTTGTATAAGCCCACAACAGGCACCGACCGCACGATCAGCTTTTCTATTCCCTCAGGGCTGAAAGTATATGGGGGTTATGCAGGTAGTGGCCCTTCGCCAGATGCCCGAACCACATTTCCCTCCAGCACCACCTTCTCCGGGGATATTGGTACCCTGAATAACATCACCGATAACACCTACAATGTCGTGCGATTTAAGAATGCCAGTGCGGATACTCGCCTGGATGGGATAGTGATCACGGGCGGCAACGCAAATGGTAATAATGCCTTTTCGTATAACACTGGCGGAGGTATATTAAATGATGGCGGTGGAGCGGGCAACAGCAGTAATCCCATGCTGGTCAATCTGAGCCTGGTCGCTAACTCAGCTGGTGCTGGAGGAGGCCTGTTTAATAATGGAAATAATGGCGGGAACAGTAGTCCTAGGCTACAAAATGTCAGCATCATTAGCAACTCGGCTTCCTTTGGTGGGGGGCTGTATAACAACGGAACTATTCAAGGCAACAGCAGCCCTGTGCTGATCAATGTCAGCTTTATTGGCAACTCGGCTACCCTTGGTGGCGGTCTGCTAAATGACGCATCTCAAGGTAGCAGCAGTCCGGTCCTGACCAATGTCAGTTTTAGGGCTAATTCTGGTTCGAATGGTGGTAGCGCTTTTTGTAACGTTGACGCCAGTATAAGCGTGACCAATGGGGTCTTCTTTGATAATGGAGGAGCCAATTCCTTCAATGGAGACAACATAACCATTCGTTCTTCGCTGCTGGAACCTACCGTAACGGGTTACACCACCGATCCCTCCAACCTGACCACCAGCACTTCGCCCTTTGTAAGTGAGACCGATCTGCAACTAACCGCCTGCTCTGCGGCCATCAATGCGGGGGATAACACAGCCTACAACAATGCCGCTGGACCGGCCACCGATCTGGCAGGCAATCCCCGCTTTTATGCCAGTGGTCAGATCGATATAGGGGCTTATGAGTTTCAGGGCACCTCCGCTATCCTGGCCATCACCCAGCAGCCCGTCAGCAGTTCTTCGGTAGCCGCCGGAGCCAATGTGCGCGTACCGGTCGGCATCAGCGGCATACCCACCAGCTTGCAGTGGTACAATGGGGCCGGAATGGTCAGTGGTCAGAGCTCCGCCACCCTGACGCTGACCAATGTGCAGCCCAGTCAGGCTGGCAGCTATTCACTGGTAGTCACTAGTGCCTGCAACTCCCTGACCACCAACGCCTTTGGTCTGAGTGTGCTCAACGGGCCCATGATCAGTGCTACCAAGACTGTATCGGGTAGTTTTATCCCCGGCGGTGCCATAACTTATACTCTGGTACTCACCAACACAGGCCAAACCACGCAAGCCAATAATCCGGGGGATGAACTGGTGGATATCCTGCCCGCTTCCCTGAATCTGGTTTCGGCCCAGGCCGACGGCGGTACCGCCCTGGCAACAGTGGGCACCAATACCGTGACCTGGAATGGTAGCATTTCACCTGCCGGTAGCATAACCATAACCATTCAGGCTACGATCCAGAATGGCACGGCTGGCCAGACCCTGTCCAATCAGGCCACCCTTTCCTATGACAGTGACGGCAATGAGACCAATGATGCCTCGGCGCTCACCGATGATCCGAGCGTTGGGGGCGCTGCGAATCCCACCTCGTTGGTAGTGGGCTGTCCGGTCGAGTCGGTTAGTCTGACCCCTGGTTCATCGGTTGTCTGTTCTCCGGCCAGTATCACGCTGACGGCTAGTCCAGGGGGTAGCAGTTATCTGTTTAGTCAGGGAGCGTCACAGATTGGGGGGAGTGCAGGCAATACAGCTACGGTAAGCAGTAGTGGCGCGTATTCGGTGACCATTACCTATGCCAGTGGCTGTACGGCCACCGCGGCCACCAGTGTGACGGTGAATAGCCTGCCTTCGGCCAGCCTGCAAAATAATGGTCCCCTAACCTGTGTCCAGACTAGTGTGACCCTGACAGCGGGCGGGGGCAGTAGCTACAGCTTCAGTGGCCCCAATGGTCCCATCACCAGCAGTGGCAATACGGCTATGGTTAGCCAGGAAGGGGTTTACTCCGTGACGGTACTGTCGGGCAGTGGTTGCTCTTCGGTAGCCAGCACGACCGTCACCAGCAACGCGGATCTGGCTGCGCCAACCTTACAAGCCTCGGCTAGCTCGACTTCCAACCAGCCCATCTCGGTGACGGCCACTGGCTGCGGGGGTAGTATCAACTGGCTCCCTCAGGGCGGAACGGGTCAGGCCATCGGTAGTATTTATACCTTCACCCAGCCGGGCAACTACACGCTCACGGCTACCTGTTCGGTGGGTAACTGCACCAGTCCGCAAGCTGCTCCGGTCAGTTTGCAGATCCTGCCGGGTAGCTTTGCCATTACCAAGGTGACAATGGTGAACTGTCAGCTCATCGATGAAGCCAAGGGTGGCTATCAGGTTCAGTTTACACCCCAGTATAGTGGGGCCAATGGCAATCCTATCAGTTTCTCGGTGGTCAATGAGATGCCCACTACCACGGCTCCTCCACCGTATTCGCTCAAGCTCTACACCGACAACCCAGTGATTACACTGGTAGCCAATCAAGCCGGTCATGCTGAAGCCCGCTTCGCCTACAACTGGTTTGCCTCCTGCCAGAGTGGTACCGATCCCAATCAGGCTCCTACAACCTCAGGCATTCCCAATCAGATCATTTTAGTGGGACAAGCCTATCAGTTGAATCTAAACAACTACTTCTCAGATCCTGATGGGCAAGCCTTAACGTATTCCGCTACGGGTTTACCGGCGGGGTTAAGTGTCAATGGGAGCTTGGTCAGCGGCACACCCTCAACGACCGGAGTGAGTAGTGTTCAGGTCACGGCTCTGGATCCAGCTGGTTTGTCGGCCCAAACCAGCTTTCAGTTGACGGTCAATCCAGCACCGACTACGCCTTCTGGCTTTACCATTGTGGGTGTCTCGACAGTGAGCTGTGAGGTAGTGAGTCCTGGGCTTCGGCGGGTAACATTTACGCCCCAGTACGGTGGTACCGACAGCTCACCGATTAGTTTCTCGGTGGTTAATGAGATGCCGACTACCACCAATCCGGGACCTTATAGTCTGAATCTGTACACGGATAACCCCAGGATAACCCTGAATGCTAAACAGGGTAGTTCGATAGCCAGCTATGTCTATAACTGGCTGGCGGTCTGCACGGCACCCACCCGAGTGGGCGCGTCAGATGCCGAAAGGGGTTTACAGGTGAAGGTACTGGGTAACCCAATCGAAGATAAATCTGTGGAAGTAGAAATTCGTGGGGTAGCGGGTCAGGCCGTTCAGTTGAACCTGACGGACCTTCAGGGCAAAGTACTGCATCAGCAACGGCTTGAGGAAGTTGGTTCAGTAGAACGGGTGAGTGTGCCAGTTGGTGCGGGCAAGGGAATCCTGCTCTTACGGGTCAATACCACTCAGGAACACCAGCAACTGAAGCTGCTGAAACCTTAGTTTGTATTTAATTCTTGAAACGCCCGGTTTCGATGAGATCGGGCGTTTATCTATCCGTTCGTTTTTTAGTCCATGCTTCCTGAGTTTCATTACGCAGCTCACTAATCGAGCTCGTTTTGTTTAGGTATTATCACTTTCCCGACATTCATCCTAAGTACAGGAGAGTTCATCAAAGAATCAACCATCAAGCAGAGGATCACTGTTTTATATACATTTACGGTAGGTTTAATCGGTTTGTAGTTGCTCACCAATACACATCATTTAACGACGACGAGCCTGGGGTTTGTGGTTGCCAGTCAAGCCATTAACCCGTATGTCGAACCCTTAGACTTTTGCCCCAAAACCGGTTACACGAATACAGTATGAAACAATATCGATTTTTAGTGCCGATCGGCCTTGGCCTTCTTCTGATGTTGAGTAGCGGCTGGCTGCATCCAAATGTCGTTGATGGAAAAGAACCTCGCAAGATGATGTATGGCGATCGCTCCCGACTGGGCCGACCGTATGCCAAAGATCCGCACGTGGTTAAATTCAAGGGCCGTTATCTGATGTATTTTTCCGTGCCGGCCTATACCGATTCGAGCGGGGTAAAACAGGGTTGGGGTATTGGTATTGCGGAAAGCCGGAATCTGATCGACTGGCAAAAAATTGCGGAAATTCCGCCCGTTGCCGACTATGAAAGAGCTGGCATCTGCGCGCCCGGTGCTTTGCTGAAAGATGGCAAAGTGCACCTGTTTTACCAGACGTATGGGGGAGGGCCTAAAGATGCCATCTGCCATGCGTGGTCGGTGGATGGCATCCACTTCCAGCGCAATGAAACAAACCCAATTTTTCACCCCACGGGTTCGTGGAACTGCGGTCGGGCCATCGATGCCGAAGTGTATCGATTTAAAAACCAGTATTTTCTCTATTTTGCTACCCGTGATCCAGCCTATAAAACCCAGATTCTGGGCGTAGCCGCAACCCCGCTGACAACCTCCTTTAATCGGAACGAATGGAAACAACTCTCTACCGACGGCCCGATTCTAAAGCCGGAATTAGCCTGGGAAGGCGAGTGTATTGAAGGCGCTTCGGTGATCGAGCGCAAAGGAGAGCTAGTGATGTTTTACGCGGGTGCCTATAACAACTGGCCGCAGCAGATCGGCATCGCACACAGTAAAGATGGCGTGCACTGGGAGCGGATGCAGACAGAACCTTTTCTGAAAAATGGTATGCCGGGTAGTTGGAATGCCAGTGAGTCGGGCCATCCGCACATTTTTGAAGACCGTAACCGACAAACCTATTTATTTTATCAGGGCAATAATGATAAAGGCCACACCTGGCTATTATCCAACGAGAAACTGACGTGGCGGGGAACCCTACCGCTTCTACAGTAGAGTAATGTGAATGGTGGTTATAGATGTTGTTACGACAATCGGACCGGGTTTCGGTGCCTTTTGCGGGTCGGCCATTGCCATGAAAGAGATCGCAATGGTCTAGTTGCTAAGGGAACGTCAATGGCAGCCTGGGCTGGGCGATCCTCAATCAGTAAAGTAGACTTAGTCTAACCTGTAAAACTAACTTCATTTTTGTCAAAATTTATGAATCGAATCGTTACCGGTATTCTCAGTTGGTCGCTCTTTTTTGTCTTTAGTAGCCAATTGCTGGCTCAACCGTCTCCAGGTTTACAACCACAATGCGGTACGGAAGACCTCACTCCACAACAGATACGCGCACTGGTGCAACAGGGTAACCTGGCTCTGGAACGCAAACGAGCCTCGGGAGCGGCCTTCACCGCCATCACTTATGTGCCTATTCGACCTCACATTCTTCGCCAAAGTGATGGGTCTGGTGGCTTTTCGCTGGCCAATTTAAATCAGGCAATGGCGATCACCAATAGTTACTACCTCTCAAATGGCTATGGTATTCAATTCTACTTCGCCGGTACCACACCTGATTATATCGACAATGATGCGTTGTTCAGCAGCTTCCCTTATCCTGAAGGGCCAGTGGTAGACGGTCGGGATGCGACCAATGCAATGAACCAGTACTATGTAAACCGATTTACAAACTCAACTGTAGGGGGATTCGCTTATTATCCCGCAAATGCCAGCTACTCAACCCGTTCATTTATCATGACCGGAGTCGTTGGCCCAATAGAGGATGTGGGCAACCGGCTGATTCCGCATGAATTAGGCCATAACTTTAACCTCTACCATACGTTTGGCAATAACAATGGTAATGCAACGACAACTGAGCTAGTTACGCGGGGGGCCGGGGCCAACTGCACGACCGATGGTGATTTGATCTGTGATACTCCCGCCGATCCCTACAATATGGGAGGCGCTTACTTGACCAATACAACGTGTCCCCAATACGACCCAAACAGCACCGCCCGCGATGCCAATGGAGAACCCTACTCGCCCTCGATCACCAACATCATGTCCTATTACTATCCCTGTACGCATGACTTTACTCCCGGCCAGTATGATCGGATGCAGGCAGGCTTAGCCCTCCGCCAGACACATACCGCTTACTCGCTCGATGCCCCACCCACCGATGCCCCGGCGCCCAGTAACTTACGTGTCAGTCTGAATGGCTCTTTGGTGACCTTGACCTGGCAGGACAATGCGACGAATGAAATGGGCTATTTCATCGAACGCTCGACATCGCCCACTACGGGCTTTGTTCCCATTGGTGGTGTAGAGCCGAATGCTACCACCTTTACCGATAGTCGCGCAACTGCACCAAACCACTATTATTATCGGGTACGTCCTTCAAATACTACGACGGGAAGTCTTAGTTCACTAATTGATGTCACCCTGTCAGGGTTAACCACATCCATCACCGGAACTACTGCCATCTTAAACTGGCCTGCCGCCGGCACGGGTGCTACCTATGAAGTACAATGGCGGGCTGTAGATAGCCCGACCTGGAATACAATCCCCAATCTGACGGAAAACAGGGTGACTATTTACGGATTAGCCCCCAACACAACCTAT
This window harbors:
- a CDS encoding putative Ig domain-containing protein; amino-acid sequence: MKKLVLAYKEWAGLTTRCVVVLMLLVMSAPGLKAQFCPNGTTVAGGNGRGSANNQFNSPDRIVIDGSGNLYVSDKSNNRVQKFAPGSTIGVTVAGGNGSGNGTTQLDQPRGIAIDGAGNLYVADRNNHRIQKFPPNSTSATSGITVAGGNGNGSAANQLTTPLDVFIAGSENLYVVDNGNVRVQKFPPNSTSATSGTTVAGGNGGGSAPNQLFGPAGLAFDGSGNLYVVSTSNQRIQKFPPNSTSATASTLVVGGNGPGDAPTQLFNPQAIVVDGSGNLYVADANNHRIQKFPPNSTSATAGITVAGENGGGSAPNQFIGPSGLAFDGSGNLYVVDSSNDRVQRFTPGIPTDITTQPPAGQSVCAGQTVTAAVSVSGTVSGYQWYRDGTLVNGQTSATLSLSNVTTAQSGSYSVVVTGSCNSVTSTAFSLTVNPLPTVSITANPSLTITQGNSTTLTASGASSYRWSGGQTTAAISASVTGTYSVTGTTGSCSSMTSAVVSVEALPCGSVVYVTPTGAGLQNGSSWTNALSGTALQTAINTAAGCGAQVWVGAGLYKPTTGTDRTISFSIPSGLKVYGGYAGSGPSPDARTTFPSSTTFSGDIGTLNNITDNTYNVVRFKNASADTRLDGIVITGGNANGNNAFSYNTGGGILNDGGGAGNSSNPMLVNLSLVANSAGAGGGLFNNGNNGGNSSPRLQNVSIISNSASFGGGLYNNGTIQGNSSPVLINVSFIGNSATLGGGLLNDASQGSSSPVLTNVSFRANSGSNGGSAFCNVDASISVTNGVFFDNGGANSFNGDNITIRSSLLEPTVTGYTTDPSNLTTSTSPFVSETDLQLTACSAAINAGDNTAYNNAAGPATDLAGNPRFYASGQIDIGAYEFQGTSAILAITQQPVSSSSVAAGANVRVPVGISGIPTSLQWYNGAGMVSGQSSATLTLTNVQPSQAGSYSLVVTSACNSLTTNAFGLSVLNGPMISATKTVSGSFIPGGAITYTLVLTNTGQTTQANNPGDELVDILPASLNLVSAQADGGTALATVGTNTVTWNGSISPAGSITITIQATIQNGTAGQTLSNQATLSYDSDGNETNDASALTDDPSVGGAANPTSLVVGCPVESVSLTPGSSVVCSPASITLTASPGGSSYLFSQGASQIGGSAGNTATVSSSGAYSVTITYASGCTATAATSVTVNSLPSASLQNNGPLTCVQTSVTLTAGGGSSYSFSGPNGPITSSGNTAMVSQEGVYSVTVLSGSGCSSVASTTVTSNADLAAPTLQASASSTSNQPISVTATGCGGSINWLPQGGTGQAIGSIYTFTQPGNYTLTATCSVGNCTSPQAAPVSLQILPGSFAITKVTMVNCQLIDEAKGGYQVQFTPQYSGANGNPISFSVVNEMPTTTAPPPYSLKLYTDNPVITLVANQAGHAEARFAYNWFASCQSGTDPNQAPTTSGIPNQIILVGQAYQLNLNNYFSDPDGQALTYSATGLPAGLSVNGSLVSGTPSTTGVSSVQVTALDPAGLSAQTSFQLTVNPAPTTPSGFTIVGVSTVSCEVVSPGLRRVTFTPQYGGTDSSPISFSVVNEMPTTTNPGPYSLNLYTDNPRITLNAKQGSSIASYVYNWLAVCTAPTRVGASDAERGLQVKVLGNPIEDKSVEVEIRGVAGQAVQLNLTDLQGKVLHQQRLEEVGSVERVSVPVGAGKGILLLRVNTTQEHQQLKLLKP
- a CDS encoding family 43 glycosylhydrolase; the protein is MKQYRFLVPIGLGLLLMLSSGWLHPNVVDGKEPRKMMYGDRSRLGRPYAKDPHVVKFKGRYLMYFSVPAYTDSSGVKQGWGIGIAESRNLIDWQKIAEIPPVADYERAGICAPGALLKDGKVHLFYQTYGGGPKDAICHAWSVDGIHFQRNETNPIFHPTGSWNCGRAIDAEVYRFKNQYFLYFATRDPAYKTQILGVAATPLTTSFNRNEWKQLSTDGPILKPELAWEGECIEGASVIERKGELVMFYAGAYNNWPQQIGIAHSKDGVHWERMQTEPFLKNGMPGSWNASESGHPHIFEDRNRQTYLFYQGNNDKGHTWLLSNEKLTWRGTLPLLQ